A genomic region of Anopheles coustani chromosome 3, idAnoCousDA_361_x.2, whole genome shotgun sequence contains the following coding sequences:
- the LOC131260615 gene encoding leucine-rich repeat-containing protein 47-like: MWPEVEAAKTDNRREIKLTGANVSKRIDANGGRLDEAIYKLTALNLLDVNDTSLQTISPQVKELRHLQSLLLFRNKITQIPATIGQLSELKVLDLSGNKICTLPDELTALRSLTTLNLSFNQLQTLDLSKLDQLSVCNLSGNELTEVPQFYTGQVHHLTDVNLEKNRIVSLPEVLTQQQILKVLNVADNKIEQVPKYLTKCIKLKEINLKGNPLKDKRLLKLVDQCRSKQVLDYVEKNGYQAPKESQVPSDTTQLDEQVADDTLHPESIEDMQLKIMVHKYTEQTLKASFSEEARTTRPYITLCIVRNYPITEMRKFLQMQNSLHDNECMRREVATIATHDLTKIKGMVRYHAAPPGDIQITALGSAAQGKVTAEKYFTDLEHQADQYRKEKKRNTYSGVYKFVSLLQGKELFAFLSDDEKVISLPPLTNCDETKIAATTTDMLLEVTSSVSHGSCVRIMNALLQQMLLLNVEVVSLTSAGNGQTTTKVGEKKKKSKSKVSEIQQDSSVRYNRSATLTVEQVQLFDSHGKLHSVFPGKGDIENDEARRILVEMVAV; this comes from the exons ATGTGGCCCGAAGTGGAAGCCGCTAAAACGGACAATCGGCGTGAAATAAAGCTGACCGGTGCAAATGTTTCCAAGCGAATCGACGCCAACGGTGGTCGGCTGGATGAAGCAATCTACAAGCTTACCGCGCTCAATCTGCTAGATGTGAATGATACATCATTGCAGACTATTTCGCCACAGGTGAAAGAGTTGCGGCATCTGCAATCTTTGTTGCTGTTTCGCAATAAAATAACGCAAATTCCGGCCACGATTGGACAGCTGAGCGAGCTGAAGGTGTTGGATCTTTCGGGGAATAAAATATGCACACTCCCGGATGAATTAACCGCTCTGCGTTCGCTTACTACGTTAAATTTATCCTTCAATCAGCTGCAGACGTTGGATCTAAGCAAGCTTGATCAACTGAGTGTATGTAATTTGTCTGGCAACGAGCTGACCGAGGTGCCTCAGTTCTACACCGGACAAGTGCATCACCTAACGGAT GTGAATTTAGAGAAAAATCGCATCGTGTCACTACCGGAAGTGTTGACACAACAACAAATATTGAAAGTTCTTAATGTGGCCGATAACAAGATTGAACAAGTCCCGAAATATCTTACCAAATGCATCAAACTGAAAg AAATCAACTTAAAAGGTAATCCGCTAAAGGATAAACGTTTACTGAAATTGGTCGATCAGTGCCGCAGTAAGCAGGTACTCGACTATGTGGAGAAAAATGGTTACCAAGCTCCAAAGGAGAGTCAAGTGCCATCTGACACTACTCAACTGGACGAACAGGTGGCGGATGATACACTGCACCCAGAGTCGATTGAAGATATGCAGCTGAAAATAATGGTACATAAATATACGGAACAGACACTGAAGGCGTCATTCTCCGAGGAAGCTAGAACCACCCGTCCCTACATTACACTGTGTATCGTGCGCAACTACCCGATAACCGAGATGAggaaatttttgcaaatgcaAAACTCCCTGCACGACAATGAGTGCATGCGCCGGGAGGTAGCTACCATAGCAACACATGATTTAACCAAAATCAAAGGTATGGTTCGGTACCATGCTGCACCGCCGGGAGATATACAAATCACGGCGTTGGGAAGCGCGGCCCAGGGCAAGGTTACGGCGGAAAAGTATTTCACCGACCTGGAGCATCAAGCTGACCAATAccggaaagagaaaaagcGCAACACTTATTCGGGAGTCTACAAGTTCGTATCGTTGCTACAAGGGAAGGAACTGTTCGCTTTTCTGAGCGACGACGAAAAGGTGAtcagtttgccaccgttgACCAACTGTGATGAGACGAAAATAGCAGCCACCACGACGGACATGCTGCTTGAAGTCACCAGCAGCGTGAGTCACGGCAGCTGTGTACGTATAATGAATGCACTGTTGCAACAAATGTTGTTATTGAACGTGGAAGTTGTATCACTAACCTCGGCGGGCAATGGCCAAACGACAACGAAGGTGggcgagaagaagaaaaaatctaaATCCAAAGTGTCCGAGATACAGCAAGATTCCAGTGTTCGCTACAATCGGTCAGCTACCCTAACGGTGGAACAGGTGCAGTTGTTTGATTCTCATGGTAAACTTCACTCGGTCTTTCCGGGCAAGGGGGACATTGAAAACGATGAAGCACGTAGAATTCTCGTTGAGATGGTTGCTGTTTAA
- the LOC131260614 gene encoding large subunit GTPase 1 homolog, whose translation MGKKKANQLGRSLIKDRFGHGNRKTVDNGSMLHTTEVQDGYDWGRLNLQSVTEESSFQEFLRTAELAGTEFQAEKLNITYVNPKSKVGLLTTNERVEIVKKQVGKKDLLKIPRRPKWTRETTAEELLMAENASFLDWRRGLVALQEQDGMLMTPYEKNLDFWRQLWRVVERSDIVVQIVDARNPLLFRTEDLEKYVKEVDENKMNMILLNKSDFLTEDQRKHWAHYFDEQGIRIAFYSAVLAAEEAKREAEKAQSDDEGLDEEERLVKERLDNLKLSVDKAEKTLEKLEEKIEDFANDEKKEGTKNSWKLLTNAELIALFKSLHHAERVTKDVVTVGLVGYPNVGKSSTINAVFLEKKVSVSATPGKTKHFQTLFVDSELMFCDCPGLVMPSFCTTKADMILSGILPIDQMRDHVPPVNLLCTLIPRHVLEDTYGIIITKPLEGEDPNRPPYSEELLLAFAYNRGFMTANGQPDQSRGSRYVLKDYVNGKLLYCHAPPGVEQEEFHRFQARQKDEVDVKLLPPRQQRAIKMNIKKTGTDIDEQFFKERTHGGQVKGRSDFPNVRPIGAQISGGPGASADGVIIAGKPWKHQKREKRDKLRRKYAYLDQH comes from the exons ATGGGCAAGAAAAAGGCCAATCAGCTCGGTCGCTCGTTGATTAAGGACCGTTTCGGCCATGGCAATCGTAAAACGGTGGATAACGGAAGTATG CTTCACACGACCGAGGTTCAGGATGGGTACGATTGGGGTCGCTTAAATCTGCAATCCGTGACGGAGGAGTCGTCTTTTCAAGAGTTTCTACGTACGGCCGAGCTGGCTGGCACTGAGTTTCAGGCAGAGAAGCTCAATATTACCTACGTGAACCCAAAGTCCAAGGTAGGTCTGCTGACCACGAATGAGCGTGTGGAAATCGTCAAGAAGCAGGTGGGCAAAAAGGATCTGTTGAAAATACCTCGCCGACCAAAATGGACCAGAGAGACGACGGCCGAAGAGCTTTTGATGGCTGAGAATGCATCCTTTCTCGACTGGCGCCGGGGTCTGGTGGCGCTGCAGGAGCAGGACGGTATGCTGATGACGCCGTACGAGAAGAACCTGGACTTCTGGCGTCAGCTGTGGCGAGTGGTGGAACGGAGCGATATTGTGGTACAAATTGTGGACGCACGCAACCCACTGCTGTTCCGGACGGAGGACTTGGAGAAGTACGTCAAAGAAGTGGATGAAAATAAGATGAACATGATTCTTCTCAACAAGTCCGATTTCCTCACCGAGGACCAGCGGAAACACTGGGCGCACTATTTCGACGAACAGGGCATTCGGATAGCGTTCTACTCGGCCGTACTGGCAGCTGAGGAAGCGAAACGGGAAGCTGAAAAGGCTCAAAGCGACGACGAAGGGCTGGACGAAGAAGAACGACTTGTAAAGGAACGGTTAGACAATCTAAAACTCTCCGTCGACAAGGCCGAAAAAACGCTGGAGAAGCTGGAGGAAAAGATTGAAGATTTTGCCAACGATGAAAAAAAGGAGGGCACCAAAAACAGTTGGAAGTTGCTCACGAACGCTGAACTCATTGCCCTATTTAAAAGTCTCCATCATGCCGAACGCGTTACGAAAGATGTCGTAACGGTTGGGCTGGTCGGGTATCCGAACGTGGGCAAAAGTAGTACCATTAACGCCGTTTTTCTAGAGAAAAAGGTATCCGTTTCCGCTACGCCCGGTAAAACCAAACACTTCCAGACACTGTTCGTCGACAGTGAGCTCATGTTCTGCGACTGTCCCGGGCTGGTGATGCCAAGCTTTTGCACCACCAAAGCGGACATGATCCTGAGCGGCATTCTACCGATCGATCAGATGCGGGACCACGTGCCGCCAGTGAATCTGCTCTGCACGCTTATTCCACGACACGTGCTCGAAGACACTTACGGCATAATTATCACGAAGCCTTTGGAAGGCGAGGATCCTAATCGTCCGCCGTACTCCGAAGAACTGTTGCTAGCGTTTGCGTACAATCGTGGCTTTATGACAGCCAACGGGCAACCGGACCAGTCCCGCGGATCACGCTACGTTCTTAAGGATTATGTCAACGGAAAATTGTTATATTGTCATGCCCCGCCCGGGGTGGAGCAGGAGGAGTTCCATCGTTTCCAGGCTCGACAAAAGGATGAAGTGGACGTCAAACTGCTCCCACCAAGGCAGCAGCGGGCAATTAAG atgaacatcaagaaaacagGCACGGACATCGACGAACAGTTTTTCAAGGAGCGAACGCACGGAGGTCAAGTGAAGGGGCGCAGTGATTTTCCCAACGTCCGGCCAATTGGTGCACAAATTTCAGGTGGACCTGGGGCCTCTGCTGACGGCGTCATCATAGCCGGAAAACCGTGGAAGCATCAGAAACGAGAAAAGCGAGATAAACTTCGTCGAAAGTATGCCTATTTGGATCAGCATTAA
- the LOC131260626 gene encoding piRNA biogenesis protein EXD1-like, which translates to MDQTDLVVGTKILLGVEDCVRVGDVTFVDTKRTFVRLNNIRDVNTNSERGEEFYYAPEIQSIRIVDSVIDRALTKIKNYVFINQKDVLYHEAVKYIRLQPEFGIHMECIEFGRHTEFPSLLSIVTFRCIFIFDILWLKIPKDLGELLSSDRYRRVVHDGRMIKDVLLHRYAITLGKCYDTLVAHIATRKAAEQKVNHDVASMDISVQDCVKKYFNLPERFYRENVVFTVRVLNEEAKLEAAKNVAFLIDLQNHFLSKILLVDVFKRCSV; encoded by the exons ATGGACCAAACTGATTTGGTAGTTGGGACGAAAATACTGTTAGGAGTGGAGGATTGCGTTCGAGTTGGCGACGTTACGTTCGTTGATACGAAACGTACTTTCGTCCGTTTGAACAACATACGAGATGTAAACACTAACTCGGAACGTGGTGAGGAATTTTACTACGCTCCCGAAATACAATCAATTCGAATCGTGGACAGTGTAATCGATCGTGCACTGACGAAGATAAAAAACTATGTGTTCATCAACCAGAAAGATGTCTTATACCACGAAGCTGTAAAATACATACGACTGCAGCCGGAGTTCGGAATACATATGGAATGTATTGAGTTCGGACGGCACACGGAATTTCCGTCCCTCCTTTCCATTGTTACGTTTCgctgcattttcattttcgataTTCTTTGGTTAAAAATACCTAAAGATCTTGGAGAGCTTTTGAGCAGCGATCGTTACAGACGTGTAGTTCATGATGGACGTATGATCAAAGATGTACTGCTCCATCGCTACGCTATAACGCTGGGAAAGTGCTACGATACTCTGGTCGCCCACATTGCCACCAGGAAAGCGGCCGAGCAGAAGGTTAATCACGATGTGGCTAGCATGGACATTTCCGTTCAAGATTGcgtaaagaaatattttaatcttcctGAAAGGTTCTATCGTGAGAAT GTCGTCTTCACTGTACGAGTACTAAATGAAGAAGCCAAACTGGAAGCTGCAAAAAATGTTGCGTTTCTGATCGATCTGCAGAACCACTTCTTGAGCAAAATCCTGTTGGTCGATGTTTTCAAGCGTTGCTCGGTTTGA
- the LOC131265876 gene encoding odorant receptor 49b-like yields MVQILPKLKDQLAVMPFLLRIQTIAGLWGDRSQRYRFYLIFSYFCFMVVLPKILFGYPDLEIAVRGTAELMFESNAFFGMLMFSFQRDNYERLVNQLQDLATLVFKDLQAELGTYLIEVNQRVDRSSKIYCCCHLSLATFFWFMPIYSTYSAYRAATNSTEPIEHVLHLEEELYWLKSRTSIVHYTIYAAIMWPTIYTLGFTGGSKLLTIFSNVKYCSAMLKLVALRIRCLANVKEEKIEKELNEIIAMHQKTLDCVLLLETTFRWVFFVQFIQCTMIWCSLILYIAVTGFSSTVANVCVQIILITVETYGYCYFGTDLTTESFGVALAVYDCEWYKFSISMRRNLRLLLQRSQKSLGITAGKFRFVNVAQFGKMLKMSYSFYVVLKDQF; encoded by the exons ATGGTGCAAATATTACCAAAATTAAAGGACCAACTGGCTGTGATGCCGTTTTTGCTGCGCATTCAAACCATTGCTGGTCTATGGGGGGACCGATCTCAGCGTTATCGATTCTACTTGATCTTTTCGTACTTCTGCTTCATGGTGGTCCTGCCTAAGATACTTTTTGGCTACCCCGACCTAGAAATTGCAGTTCGAGGCACCGCAGAGCTGATGTTCGAGTCAAACGCATTCTTCGGAATGcttatgttttccttccaaagGGATAACTACGAACGGTTGGTTAATCAACTGCAAGATTTGGCAACACTTG TTTTTAAGGATCTACAGGCTGAACTAGGAACATACCTAATTGAGGTGAACCAACGTGTCGATCGATCCTCGAAAATCTATTGCTGCTGTCACCTATCACTAGCAACGTTCTTTTGGTTTATGCCCATTTATTCGACATACTCAGCCTACCGTGCGGCCACCAACAGTACCGAACCGATCGAACACGTGCTCCACCTGGAGGAGGAACTTTACTGGCTCAAGAGCCGCACCTCGATCGTCCATTATACTATATACGCCGCAATTATGTGGCCCACAATTTACACACTCGGTTTTACTGGCGGATCCAAACTGCTGACTATTTTCAGCAACGTAAAGTACTGTTCGGCCATGCTTAAGCTTGTGGCACTCAGAATACGGTGTCTGGCGAACGTGAAAGAAGAGAAGATTGAAAAGGAACTTAATGAAATCATTGCCATGCATCAAAAGACACTCGA TTGTGTTCTACTGCTCGAGACTACATTTCGATGGGTGTTTTTCGTTCAGTTCATTCAATGCACAATGATCTGGTGCAGTCTTATCCTTTACATAGCTGTAACG GGTTTCAGTTCAACCGTCGCCAATGTTTGTGTGCAAATCATTCTGATAACGGTTGAAACTTATGGTTACTGTTACTTTGGAACGGATCTAACCACGGAG AGTTTTGGTGTGGCGCTTGCCGTATACGACTGCGAGTGGTACAAATTCTCGATTTCAATGCGTCGTAATTTGCGGCTTCTCTTGCAACGTTCGCAAAAATCGCTTGGAATCACGGCTGGAAAATTTCGCTTCGTAAATGTAGCCCAGTTTGGAAAG ATGTTAAAAATGTCCTACTCATTTTACGTGGTTCTTAAGGACCAATTTTAA
- the LOC131260633 gene encoding DNA-directed RNA polymerases I, II, and III subunit RPABC4, which yields MRVQRKTRKERFILLFHFFKRICSPVSIVKMSEPSSKDTVLKTPMIYVCGECHHENEMRPKDAIRCRECGYRIMYKKRTKRLIVFDAR from the exons ATGCGAGTTCAGCGCAAAACACGAAAAGAAcgctttattttacttttccactTCTTCAAAAGGATCTGTAGTCCTGTTAGTATTGTGAAAATGTCCGAACCAAGCTCAAAGGATACGGTCCTTAAGACGCCAATGATATACGTGTGTGGAG AATGCCAccatgaaaatgaaatgcgCCCTAAAGATGCGATACGTTGCCGCGAGTGCGGATACCGTATTATGTACAAGaagcgaaccaagcgac TGATCGTGTTTGACGCCAGATAG
- the LOC131260605 gene encoding ubiquitin-protein ligase E3C, with amino-acid sequence MFNFDGEFRRRPQQNLGGASQKTDRLTVIRKAQQERQKREEARRQQNGAIVIQSAVRSFIQRQQTKHRERGKFDEYRKANGIRNGHDLEYLTKRILFFYQQQTGQDGDRLIFLCQYMIKNPGETFKHVASEVIWTYRIKRLLGLCLGQILVPDHSPTIPMRMLEIYSSNTYISKHLPPGVTPNQQHQAIQQYLTTVYGHLIEHRYFHVVRQLIEEKVPSIDTDTTTMPHPIADALFDMLLRPLKLVQPDPLDALSRQILQSFTFNVLSSTLSDQMKHFILSTLGEREDFPYWTLVRCIADEYQAQLDRRSAILIDLTDDLTRKSGTPKKARRNQSKDERLRLTSSLLYAFLKLDERHTADKTNSKVQFGAYLKVIASMMDNINKLPRKTIRSSINRPLGDSSDSESDSEDVPALSPTEGCLLQDIIGMLNESRRVAYIVRTIDTVLDEPVAVQNLCQICHQLMTYNRMAVYEYKLLYMLASKPVIIRSLWYTLMAHSDGQMFTTPIVLLSKGLNISKEDSDRTIPVLASFCALFGRLIASLHDGEFVQENVLPGTVSSIMPFSIAELIPLSTTLKEISLGLVELAFPETRSFLHENYRTMISSLTTGTGTDRSNSGRSRYEPNRQIWPHLLKVCVSLLRQIHTRDLRRCFCPEGHWTAQNLNLPLDKPTDLHLSRGSRRNPRPFQPIRDFTREDVEDGPPLSTKQIRSITILREIPFVVPFNTRVGVFQGLVAADKLRTQGDLQGFLQGPSTQMTVRRSHLYEDAFDKLSPTNEPDIRPKFRIEMVNSVGLREAGIDGGGVFREFLSELIKLAFDPHRGFFMITKDNMLYPNPSVGKIVEDFQRHYYFIGRILGKALYENLLVELPLAEFFLSKLAGKHSDVDVHQLASLDPILYRNLMSLKAYEGDVADLGLDFTIVCDALGETRVEELKPNGANIIVNTSNRIEYIQLMADFKLNQQIRAQCAAFRQGLANVLPIEWLYMFSNKELQVLISGAEIPVDVHDLRKHTRYGGDFSLEHHTIQLFWKVVEQFDDIQRRLLLKFVTSCSRPPLLGFKDLDPPFFIQNAGDTDRLPSASTCMNLLKLPAFEEEDILREKLLYAIQSGAGFELS; translated from the exons ATGTTCAACTTCGATGGAGAGTTCCGTAGACGGCCTCAGCAAAATCTCGGTGGTGCCTCGCAGAAAACAGACCGTCTGACCGTCATACGAAAGGCGCAACAAGAACGGCAAAAACGCGAGGAGGCACGTCGTCAGCAGAACGGTGCGATCGTGATTCAATCCGCCGTTCGTAGTTTCATACAACGGCAGCAAACGAAGCACCGGGAGCGTGGCAAATTCGACGAGTATCGTAAAGCGAACGGCATACGGAATGGTCACGATTTGGAGTATCTCACGAAACGGATCCTATTTTTCTACCAACAACAAACAGGGCAGGATGGAGATCGACTG ATATTTCTTTGTCAATATATGATCAAAAACCCTGGAGAAACATTTAAGCATGTGGCATCGGAAGTTATCTGGACATATCGTATCAAGCGCTTACTTGGACTGTGCCTTGGACAAATTCTTGTTCCAGATCATTCACCG ACAATACCGATGCGCATGCTGGAAATCTATTCATCCAACACGTACATCAGCAAACATCTCCCGCCGGGCGTAACGCCGAACCAACAGCATCAAGCCATCCAGCAATACCTTACCACCGTCTATGGGCACCTGATCGAGCATCGCTACTTTCACGTCGTGAGGCAGCTGATCGAAGAGAAGGTACCGTCGATCGATACCGATACCACCACCATGCCACACCCGATAGCGGACGCACTGTTCGATATGCTGCTCCGACCACTGAAACTGGTCCAACCCGACCCACTGGACGCGCTCAGCCGCCAGATTCTGCAATCGTTCACCTTCAACGTCCTTTCATCGACACTGTCCGATCAGATGAAACACTTTATCCTGTCGACGCTCGGGGAGCGGGAAGATTTCCCCTACTGGACGCTCGTACGGTGCATCGCGGACGAGTATCAGGCACAACTCGACCGTCGAAGTGCGATCCTGATCGATCTCACCGATGATTTGACGCGAAAGAGTGGAACACCGAAGAAGGCACGACGCAACCAATCCAAGGACGAACGTCTACGATTGACCAGTTCGCTGTTATATGCGTTTCTTAAGCTAGATGAAAGACACACGGCCG acAAAACAAATAGCAAGGTACAGTTCGGTGCGTACCTCAAAGTGATCGCCTCAATGATggacaacataaataaactacCTCGGAAGACGATCCGCTCGTCGATCAACCGACCGCTCGGGGACTCGAGTGATTCGGAGTCGGATTCGGAGGACGTACCGGCGCTCAGTCCCACCGAGGGTTGCCTGCTGCAGGATATCATCGGCATGCTGAACGAGAGCCGGCGGGTCGCGTACATTGTGCGCACCATCGACACCGTGCTGGACGAGCCGGTGGCCGTGCAGAACCTGTGCCAGATCTGCCACCAGCTCATGACGTACAACCGGATGGCGGTGTACGAGTACAAGCTGCTGTACATGCTCGCCTCCAAACCGGTGATCATCCGGAGCCTCTGGTACACGCTGATGGCGCACTCAGATGGCCAAATGTTTACCACGCCCATTGTGCTGCTCTCCAAAGGGCTCAACATTT CTAAAGAAGACTCCGATCGTACCATTCCGGTGCTGGCCTCTTTTTGTGCGCTGTTTGGCCGGCTAATTGCATCGTTGCACGACGGTGAATTTGTTCAGGAGAACGTCCTTCCCGGCACGGTCAGTAGCATCATGCCTTTCAGCATAGCGGAACTGATCCCACTCAGCACCACGCTGAAGGAAATCTCGCTCGGTCTGGTTGAGCTAGCGTTCCCCGAGACGCGCTCGTTTCTGCACGAAAACTATCGCACGATGATATCATCGCTCACGACCGGCACCGGCACGGATCGAAGCAACAGCGGACGGTCCCGATACGAACCGAACCGCCAGATTTGGCCCCACCTGCTCAAGGTGTGCGTTTCGCTGTTGCGCCAGATTCATACGCGCGATCTGCGCCGGTGCTTCTGCCCGGAGGGTCACTGGACGGCACAGAATCTGAACCTTCCGCTCGATAAGCCCACCGATCTGCACCTTTCCCGGGGCTCCCGGCGTAATCCGCGGCCCTTCCAACCGATCCGGGATTTTACCCGCGAGGATGTCGAGGATGGGCCACCGCTCTCCACCAAGCAGATACGCTCGATCACGATCCTCCGCGAGATACCGTTCGTGGTGCCGTTCAATACGCGCGTCGGTGTGTTCCAGGGATTGGTGGCGGCCGACAAGCTGCGAACGCAGGGCGACCTGCAAGGATTCCTGCAGGGTCCCTCGACACAGATGACCGTGCGAAGATCCCATCTGTACGAGGATGCCTTCGATAAGCTTAGTCCGACAAACG AGCCCGACATTCGTCCCAAGTTTCGCATCGAAATGGTCAACTCGGTCGGTTTGCGTGAAGCCGGCATCGATGGCGGTGGTGTATTTCGCGAATTTCTCTCCGAGCTTATCAAGCTGGCGTTCGATCCTCATCGGGGATTTTTCAT GATAACGAAAGATAATATGCTCTATCCGAATCCGAGCGTGGGAAAAATTGTGGAAGACTTCCAGCGTCACTATTATTTCATCGGTCGTATTTTGGGCAAAGCGCTGTACGAAAACCTGCTGGTTGAGTTGCCGTTGGccgagtttttcctttccaagcTGGCCGGCAAACACTCGGACGTGGATGTTCACCAGCTAGCGTCGCTAGATCCTATATTGTATAG AAATTTAATGTCATTGAAGGCGTACGAAGGGGATGTTGCAGATTTAGGATTAGATTTCACTATCGTCTGTGATGCTTTAGGAGAGACTCGG GTTGAGGAACTGAAACCGAACGGTGCTAACATCATCGTCAACACGTCCAACCGCATCGAGTACATCCAGCTGATGGCAGATTTCAAACTGAACCAGCAAATCCGGGCCCAGTGTGCCGCCTTCCGCCAGGGTCTGGCCAATGTGCTCCCGATCGAGTGGCTTTATATGTTCAGCAACAAAGAGCTGCAGGTGCTCATCTCCGGCGCCGAAATCCCGGTGGACGTGCACGACCTGCGCAAACACACCCGGTACGGTGGGGACTTTTCGCTCGAGCACCACACGATCCAGCTGTTCTGGAAGGTGGTGGAACAGTTCGACGACATCCAGCGTCGGCTGCTGCTCAAGTTTGTCACCAGCTGTTCGAGGCCACCGCTGCTCGGGTTCAAGGATCTCGATCCGCCGTTCTTCATACAGAATGCTGGCGACACGGACCGTCTTCCATCGGCTAGCACGTGTATGAACCTGCTGAAGTTACCGGCGTTCGAAGAGGAGGACATTTTGCGCGAAAAGCTCCTGTACGCCATACAGAGTGGGGCTGGTTTTGAATTGAGTTAA
- the LOC131260630 gene encoding RNA polymerase II subunit A C-terminal domain phosphatase SSU72: MSQQYVSPLSIAVICSSNMNRSMEAHGFLAKKRFKVRSFGTGDKVKLPGTAADKPNVYEFGTTYDDIYNDLAAKDKQYYTQNGLLHMLDRNRRIKSCPEKFQLCTERFDVLVTCEERVYDQVIEYMESKTPTYNLPVHVINIDIQDNHEEATVGAFLICDLITMMAQSEDLDNDIDELLHDFENKCQRSVLHCVLFY; encoded by the exons ATGAGCCAACAATATGTTAGCCCGCTTTCGATAGCGGTTATCTGTTCGTCGAACATGAACCGCTCGATGGAAGCACACGGatttttggccaaaaagcgtTTCAAAGTACGATCGTTCGGCACCGGCGACAAGGTGAAACTTCCTGGAACGGCGGCAGACAAGCCGAATGTTTACGAGTTTGGCACAACGTACGATGACATCTACAACGATCTGGCAGCCAAAGATAAACAATa CTATACACAGAACGGACTTCTTCACATGTTGGACCGAAATCGTCGGATCAAATCATGCCCTGAGAAGTTTCAGCTATGTACGGAACGATTCGACGTTCTAGTGACGTGCGAAGAGCGTGTGTACGATCag GTCATAGAATACATGGAATCAAAAACACCCACCTACAATTTGCCGGTGCATGTAATAAACATTGACATACAGGATAACCACGAAGAGGCAACCGTCGGTGCGTTCCTCATTTGTGATCTGATAACCATG ATGGCACAGAGTGAAGACCTGGACAACGATATCGACGAATTGCTTCATGATTTCGAGAACAAATGCCAACGAAGTGTACTGCActgtgttcttttttattag